A window of the Candidatus Peregrinibacteria bacterium genome harbors these coding sequences:
- a CDS encoding YifB family Mg chelatase-like AAA ATPase, with the protein MHTKVHSMSLRGLDSIPIEVEADILRGQTKFFVVGLGDIAVQEARERVRSAVKNSGFKFPFTRVIVNLAPADVRKIGPSFDLPIALGILLAFDQIEIDPDILQKSVIIGELSLDGGLRSVNGILPITTEAKKLGFESVFLPKVNAKEAALVEGIQIYGIETLQELILHFSGVNPLSAFPPTDAEKLYLPEEILEDFSYIRGQEHAKRALEIAAAGGHNILMNGTPGSGKTLMARALRSILPKMTKEEALEVTKIHSIANLLKPDVPLITTRPFRTVHHTASSISLVGGGKNPRPGEISLAHRGVLFMDELAEFPGQVLEVLRQPLEDRRITISRASGTASFPAHFLLVAAMNPTPSGYDPNSDGKSFNIDQKYRKKLSGPFLDRIDLYADVAPVQFEKLREKHDAEPSRIIAERVQKARDSQSKRFQGAGIFCNAEMKIKEIKAFCEISEASEDLLKMAMKQFGLSARGFHRILKVARTIADLSHETDISENHVAEALQYRPKFQE; encoded by the coding sequence ATGCATACAAAAGTCCACTCCATGTCTCTTCGGGGACTCGACTCTATCCCGATTGAAGTAGAAGCCGATATTTTGAGAGGGCAAACAAAATTTTTTGTAGTTGGACTCGGAGATATTGCCGTGCAGGAGGCGCGGGAGCGCGTGAGATCTGCGGTAAAAAACTCTGGTTTCAAATTCCCTTTCACGCGAGTTATTGTCAATTTGGCGCCGGCAGATGTCCGAAAAATTGGCCCAAGTTTTGATCTTCCGATCGCGCTTGGAATTCTTCTCGCATTTGATCAGATTGAAATTGATCCTGATATTCTTCAGAAAAGTGTGATTATTGGAGAACTTTCCCTTGATGGCGGTCTTCGGAGTGTGAATGGAATTCTCCCCATCACTACCGAAGCAAAAAAATTAGGATTTGAATCTGTGTTCCTTCCAAAAGTGAATGCCAAAGAAGCTGCACTCGTGGAAGGAATCCAAATTTATGGTATAGAAACGCTCCAAGAACTCATTCTTCATTTTTCCGGTGTAAATCCGCTTTCTGCGTTTCCGCCAACTGATGCGGAAAAACTCTATCTTCCCGAAGAAATTTTGGAGGATTTTTCATATATTCGCGGACAAGAACATGCCAAAAGGGCGCTCGAAATCGCCGCTGCTGGAGGGCACAATATTCTTATGAATGGAACTCCAGGATCAGGAAAAACGCTTATGGCGAGAGCGCTTCGTTCTATTCTCCCCAAAATGACAAAGGAAGAAGCGCTCGAAGTTACCAAAATCCATTCGATTGCAAACCTCTTAAAGCCTGATGTTCCCTTGATTACCACTCGCCCATTCCGTACGGTTCATCACACTGCGTCGAGTATTTCCCTTGTTGGCGGAGGGAAAAATCCCAGACCAGGAGAAATTTCTCTTGCGCATCGCGGAGTGCTTTTTATGGACGAACTTGCGGAATTTCCCGGACAGGTTCTCGAGGTTTTGAGGCAACCCCTAGAAGATCGGCGGATTACCATTTCCCGGGCAAGCGGAACCGCCTCGTTCCCAGCACATTTTCTTCTCGTCGCTGCCATGAACCCGACGCCATCTGGATATGATCCCAATTCTGATGGAAAATCTTTTAATATTGATCAGAAATATCGAAAAAAACTTTCGGGACCGTTTCTCGACCGGATTGATTTGTATGCTGATGTTGCCCCCGTACAATTTGAAAAACTCAGAGAAAAGCATGACGCTGAGCCTTCTCGCATTATTGCTGAAAGGGTACAGAAAGCAAGAGACTCACAATCAAAACGATTCCAAGGAGCTGGAATTTTTTGCAATGCGGAAATGAAAATAAAAGAGATAAAGGCATTTTGCGAAATTTCTGAAGCATCGGAAGACCTTCTCAAAATGGCGATGAAGCAATTTGGACTTTCTGCACGCGGTTTTCATCGTATTCTCAAAGTGGCGAGAACGATTGCTGATCTTTCTCATGAAACCGATATTTCGGAAAATCATGTGGCGGAAGCACTTCAGTATAGACCGAAGTTTCAGGAGTGA